The Candidatus Schekmanbacteria bacterium DNA window GAACGGCTAGAAGACGCTGAGGATTTGAAGCTACTGGAGGAAATGCGAAAGAAACCGCTCAAATTTAGAAAATTGGAAGATTTTCTAGAGGAGTATCAGACCGGTGTATGAAATCTATCTTGAGCGGGCAGCAGAGCGAGAATTAAAGCAAATTCCAAAAGAAG harbors:
- a CDS encoding type II toxin-antitoxin system Phd/YefM family antitoxin; this encodes MKGKSKKRPFEIILREGKPTAVILDIKDYSEMLERLEDAEDLKLLEEMRKKPLKFRKLEDFLEEYQTGV